ACGAATGCCTCGCGGGGCCGGAGAACGTGCGCGACAGTGCCCGGCGGGTGGTGCAAACGCGAGGCTTCGTTGGCTTGCCCCTCTCTGCCGACGTCGAGACGGACGTCGAGGTGCTCGCCGCGACGTACGTGGCCCGTGCGCACGCCGAGAGCGCTTCCGGCGGGGCACCGCGGGTCTGCGTGGGCAACGGCGAACCTTCGATCGTCGTCCGCGGCCAGGGAACCGGCGGCCGGGCCACCCACCTGGCGCTCCTCGTCGCCAAGGGCATCAACGGGCTCGCAGGCGTGCGCTTTTTGGCCGCCGGGACCGATGACAGGGACGGAAGCGCTCCGGCCGCGGGCGCCGAAGTGCACGGAGGCACCTGGGCCGAGGCCCAGCGCCAAGGGCTGAATCCCCAGGCGGCCCTCGATGACAATGACGCCGCCACGGTGCTCGGCGCGCTCGGGGCCCTGGTCCACGGCCCCGGAACGTCGAACTTGCTGGATCTGCACCTGTTGGGCGTGGGGATTTGAGCCTTCCGTCGGGGTTGGCCTTCCCGCGGCAAGCGGCTAAGCTGCGGCCACCTTGGAGCGACGAAAGCTGCTGTCCCTGATCACCGGAGGCGGGATCGGGGCCTGGATGTTCACGCAGGCGCCCGAGGCCCTGGCTCGTCGGAAACCCCGCCGCCGCCCAGCGCCCCGGCCGGCGGCGCCCGCGGTCCCCTGGATGAAGGGGAACCTCCCGAACGTGCAGTCGGCAGCGGCCCTCACCTTGGACCTGGATTCGGGCGCCGAGCTTTACGCCAAACGCGCCGATACGGAACGCCCCATCGCCTCGATCTCGAAGCTGGCGGCAGCTCTCGTGGCGATGGACCGTGGACTCGACCTCACCGAGCTGACCACCATCACGGAAACGGATGCCGAGGTGGCCCGCGGGGGCGCCCGTAGCCGGCTGCTCACGGGCATGACCGTCTCGAACCTGGATTTGCTCCACGCCGGGTTGTTGGGCTCGGACAACCGCGCCATCTCGGCCATGGGGCGCGCCCTCGGCCTTTCAGCGGCTGAATACGCCCGCGAGATGACCAAAACGGTGCGTGCGCTCGGGCTCAAGCACACCCGGTTTCGGGAGCCCACGGGCCTCTCCCGCGAAAACGTGTCCACCCCCCGGGAGACCATCGCCATGCTGTCCGCCACGCTGGCCCACCCCACACTCGCCGGGGTCCTGGGGCGCCTGGAGTACAGCGCCCATCCCGTGTCGCGGCCCTCCATCCCCTACGTGAACACCTACAAACCGGCGCTGCGCCGGAACACGGAGATCCTGGGGGGAAAAACCGGCTTCAACGACTTTGCCCGCTACTGCCTGGTCCTTTGCGCCCGGGTGGACGGGCGCAAATTAGGGCTCGCCTTTTTGGGCGCCGAGGGAAAACTCACCCGCTTCGGGGACTTCGCGCGCGTGGCCGACTGGGTGGTGGCGACGAAACCGCACCCCAAACCCACGCCCCCCCTCGGAACCGGGATGGCCGCGGCCCCCGGAGCCGAGACGAGCCGCTGAGTGCCAACGATGTTGTCCGTCGCCAATTTAGTTTTCCGGTCGCCGTCAACTTAGTTGTCATGCCCACTCTGAAACCCCTTTCGTTGCAACAGCTTAAGTTGGGGGTTCCTGTGGCCTACGCCTTGCTCTAGAGTGGGAGACCGCATGCTCAGGAGGACCCCCGTGACCACCAGCCCGTTCGACCGCTCGTCTTCACCCGCAGGGCTCGCGCCCTCCCCCCGCCGGCGCCGTTCGACCCTCGAGATTTCGAGGGGGCTCGTGGCCAAGGGCATCTTCACGGGCATCGTGGCGGCCGCCACGCTGGCTGCCTGCAACTCACACCCGCTGCAGGCTCCGAACCCGCAGCCCGAGGGCCAGGCCGACAAGTTCTACGACGTGAACCCGATTCGAGACCTGGATATCGTGTTCATGATCGACAACTCGGGCTCGATGAGAGAGGAGCAGGACAACCTGCGCGAAAACTTTCCGATTCTCATCGACACGCTTCGGAAGATACCGGGTGGCTTGCCCAACGTGCACATCGGCATCATCTCGAGCGACGTGGGTGCCGGAAGCTCCCTCATCTCGGGCAACGCCGCTTGTAACCGTCCTGGCGGGGACAAGGGCGAATTTCAGGTGAAGAGCGGCTGCGGTCTCGACGAGAGCCAGGGCAACTTCATCATCTCGCTCAACAACGATACGCAGAAGAACTTCACGGGGAACCTCGAGGACGTGTTTTCCTGCATGGCGGCGCTGGGCACGGGCGGATGTGGTTTCGAGCACCAGCTGCAGTCTGTCCGCGTGGCGCTGGCAGAAAGCCTCATGCCCAAGAACACCACCAAGAACGTGGGGTTTTTGCGCAAAGACGCCTTTTTGGCGGTGGTGCTGATCACCGACGAGGACGACTGTTCGGGCAACCCCGACTCTGACCTTTACGTCGACGGAAGCTTCACGGGCCAGGCGGGTTCGCTGCGCTGCAACATCGCCGGACACACCTGCAACGGCCGGGCGCCGATGACGTCAGCCTTCCAAACGCCGCTCGAAAACTGCACCGCCGCTCCGAACGGCGGGGGGCGCCTCATCCCCGTGGAAGAAATCGTGAGCTACCTCTACTCACTCAAGCCCATCAACCCCGAGCGTGTGATCGTGTCTGCGATCACCGGGCAGCCGAACAAGCGTGACGGTGCAACTTACGCCTTTTCCGAGGTGGCGATGAACAACCAGACGGTGCTCGACGTCGAGCCCATCTGCAATTCTGCCGGTGGCGCCGCGGCGCCCGCGCTGCGCATCGAGCAGTTCGTCAAGTCCTTCGGCGACAACGGCACGCTCGACAGCATCTGCAGCGACAACTTCAGCCCTGCCCTCAAGCGGATCGCTGACCTCATCGCAGCCCGGCTCGACCCCGGGTGCCTTTCCGAGCGGCTGATGGACGTGGACCCGAACCAGGCAGGGGTTCAGGCCGAGTGCACGGTGGTGGACCGCGTGCCCAATACGGCAACGGGCATTGGCGAAGACAAGGTTTTGCCGGCGTGCAGCGGGAACAACACACCCTGCTGGCGCTTGCAGGCGCCAGGAGCGAACGGCAACACGTGCAGCGGCTCGCAGTTCCGCATCAACGTGGACCGCGGCGGGCAAGAGCCTGCCAAGGGCACGATTCAGTCGGTCAAGTGCCGTACCTGCGGCCGCGACAACGATCCGCGCTGCAACTGAGCGCGTCGGCCTGACAAGCCCCCCGCCCGGCTCGTCGGTGCGGGGGTTTTTCGTTTCGAAGGCGGCGAACACATGGCGGGCGGGGAGATCACGGATTGTTGCTATCATCTGGGAACATGCAGTGCCCCCGGTGCACAGCGGAGAGTTCGTCGGCGGCGCGGTTCTGCGCTGTCTGCGGCGCCAACCTTTCGGCGGACGTGCCAGAGCCGGGCCTGCGTGCCCAGCCGAACGTGATGGCGCAGAGCTGCCACCGCTGCGGGCAAACCTTGCCCCCCAGCGCCTACTTTTCCCGCGGGGTCAACATCGCGAAGCTCGTGGCGCTTTTGCCCCTCAACTTCGTGTTACCGGTGATTTTCTTTTTCCTGCGCAAGGATCGGGTCATCTGTGCCCACTGCCGCAAGCTCTTGCCTGAAGCGGCCCCGGCTGCGCTGCTGCCGGCAATGGGTGCGGCTCCGGGCGGCGCGCTCATCCCCGCATTGGCGCCCGGGGGTCTCATGACCACGGCGCCGAAAGCGCGGCAGCTCGAGACCGCCAGCCAGCGCGCGCGGCATCGAGGGGTGTGGCTGGGACTCTTTGCGATGCCGCTGTCGCTGCCCTTGTTCGCGATGCTGAGCAGCGCCGGGCTTTCCGAACTGGCGATCGTGGGATTGCCGGGCGGTCTGCTGGCGCTGGGCTCGGTGAACGCCTTCCGTCGCGCGGGGCGGCTGCTCCGCGAAGCGCGCGCCGCCGAGGCCAAAAACCAACGTCGCCAGGTGTTGAGTCTGGCGCGACAACACGGGGGACGGCTGAGCGTCTCGGAGGTGGCGGCAGCCCTGGGACTGGATCTCAACGAGGCCGAGGCCGTGCTGGACACCCTCGTGGACGGGCGCCACGTGGACGTGGAGGTGACCCACGAAGGGCGCCTCGTGTACGTGTTTCCCGAGCTTGGGCCCTGAGCGCTCAGCGCTGCGGACGGAGTTTGCGCAGGAGCTTGCCTGGTAGATTGGCAAGCTCGTCGGCCCCGGGGTAGCGCAAGCGCGCGAGCAAGCGGGTGTAGGCGAGGAAGGCGCCCGCGATGGCCACGAAGAGCACCAGCGCCCCCGAAAGCCCTCCCCCGCCCACCTTCACGGGAAGGTGCACCAGGGCCAAAAGGTATGCCCCCAGCCGGTAAAGGCCGTAGGCGAGCGAGGCCAAGACCACGTTGGCCAGAAGCAGCCGGGCCCATAGGCCCGGAAAGCCCGGCGTCTTCAGCGGCCCGATCACCCGCCCGTAAGCGATCCGCAGGACCAGATAGTTGGCGACCGCCCCCAGCGTCGTGCCCAAGGCCAGGCCCGGTGCGCCGAGAATCCGATAGGTGCTGGCGTTGAACACGAGGTTGGTCACTACGGCCACCAGGGACGCCATCATGGGGATGCGCGGTTTGTCCACGGCATAAAACGCGGGCGCCAGGTTCTTCACCATGCTGTAGGGCAACACGCCCAGGATGAAGGCTTGCAGCACGATGGCGGTTGCCCGCGTGTCGGCCAACGTGAAGCGGCCCCGCAGGAAAATGAGGCCCACCACGGGCATGGCCAACACCACGAGCCCAACGGTGCTCGCGCTGCCCAGCATCCACACGCCGCGGAGCCCCTCGGCCGTACGGGCCCGCAGCGCGGTGCGGTCGCCACGCGCGGCCTCTTCCGAGACACGCGTCGTGGTGACAGTCGCCAAGGCCACGCCGAACACACCCACGGGCAGGTAGAACAGGCGGAAGGCGTTGTTGAGAAAGGTCTGGGGGCCATCTCCCAAGGCGGCAGCAAAGCGCGTGTTCACGACCACGTTGATCTGCACGGCGGCCAGGCCCACCACAGCGGGAGCCATGAGCCGGAGAATGCGCCGCACGCCAGGATCCGTGAGGACCCCCCGAAGGCTGAGGCGGGGCCGAAACCCGGTACGCCAGAGACTCGGCGCCTGGCAGAGCCCCTGCGCCAGCGCCGCCACCACGGTGACGTAGGCGAAGAGCACGATGGCCCGCTCCGGCACCAGCCGCAAAGCGACCAGCCCAAAGCCGCCGATGATCGACACGACGTTGAAGATCGCCGGCGCCATGGCGGGCGCCACGAAGCGACTTTGGGCGTTCAGCATGCCCATCCAGGCGGCGCTGATGCTGATGAACGACAGCACCGGCATCATGATGCGGGCAAGACGCGTGGTGAGCGCTTCCTTGTCAGCATCCCCGGCGAACCCACCCGAGATGAGCTCCACGACAGGACCCGCAAAGAGCATCCCCAAGAGCGTGATGAGCCCCGTCACCAAGAGAAGACCGGTGACCACCCGGTTGCCGAGCTCGAAGGCGCGGGCACGCCCGTCCCGCTCCATCGCCTGCGTGAACGTGGGCACGAAAGCGCTGGACAAGGAGCCCTCCGCAAAGAGGTCGCGCAGCAGGTTGGGGATGCGAAACGCGACGATGTACGCGTCCGTCAAAGCGCCCGCGCCGAAAAGGGCGGCGAAGACCGACTCTCGCACCACGCCGAGAACACGCGACGCCATGACGGCGAGGCTGAGGGCGAAGGAGGCGCGAAGTGTGCTGCGGGCCATGCGGGTCTGCGAAAGCAAAGGTTCAAGACGCAACGGGCTTGCGGCGGCGAGGGGACGCCAGGGCAGACCTTGTGGGGTTCGTGTGGGCCGCCCACAGGGCCAAGGATGCAAACAAGCGGCCCGC
The DNA window shown above is from Myxococcales bacterium and carries:
- a CDS encoding serine hydrolase is translated as MERRKLLSLITGGGIGAWMFTQAPEALARRKPRRRPAPRPAAPAVPWMKGNLPNVQSAAALTLDLDSGAELYAKRADTERPIASISKLAAALVAMDRGLDLTELTTITETDAEVARGGARSRLLTGMTVSNLDLLHAGLLGSDNRAISAMGRALGLSAAEYAREMTKTVRALGLKHTRFREPTGLSRENVSTPRETIAMLSATLAHPTLAGVLGRLEYSAHPVSRPSIPYVNTYKPALRRNTEILGGKTGFNDFARYCLVLCARVDGRKLGLAFLGAEGKLTRFGDFARVADWVVATKPHPKPTPPLGTGMAAAPGAETSR
- a CDS encoding zinc ribbon domain-containing protein, with translation MQCPRCTAESSSAARFCAVCGANLSADVPEPGLRAQPNVMAQSCHRCGQTLPPSAYFSRGVNIAKLVALLPLNFVLPVIFFFLRKDRVICAHCRKLLPEAAPAALLPAMGAAPGGALIPALAPGGLMTTAPKARQLETASQRARHRGVWLGLFAMPLSLPLFAMLSSAGLSELAIVGLPGGLLALGSVNAFRRAGRLLREARAAEAKNQRRQVLSLARQHGGRLSVSEVAAALGLDLNEAEAVLDTLVDGRHVDVEVTHEGRLVYVFPELGP
- the murJ gene encoding murein biosynthesis integral membrane protein MurJ, whose amino-acid sequence is MASRVLGVVRESVFAALFGAGALTDAYIVAFRIPNLLRDLFAEGSLSSAFVPTFTQAMERDGRARAFELGNRVVTGLLLVTGLITLLGMLFAGPVVELISGGFAGDADKEALTTRLARIMMPVLSFISISAAWMGMLNAQSRFVAPAMAPAIFNVVSIIGGFGLVALRLVPERAIVLFAYVTVVAALAQGLCQAPSLWRTGFRPRLSLRGVLTDPGVRRILRLMAPAVVGLAAVQINVVVNTRFAAALGDGPQTFLNNAFRLFYLPVGVFGVALATVTTTRVSEEAARGDRTALRARTAEGLRGVWMLGSASTVGLVVLAMPVVGLIFLRGRFTLADTRATAIVLQAFILGVLPYSMVKNLAPAFYAVDKPRIPMMASLVAVVTNLVFNASTYRILGAPGLALGTTLGAVANYLVLRIAYGRVIGPLKTPGFPGLWARLLLANVVLASLAYGLYRLGAYLLALVHLPVKVGGGGLSGALVLFVAIAGAFLAYTRLLARLRYPGADELANLPGKLLRKLRPQR